From the genome of Populus trichocarpa isolate Nisqually-1 chromosome 15, P.trichocarpa_v4.1, whole genome shotgun sequence, one region includes:
- the LOC112324332 gene encoding bidirectional sugar transporter SWEET3 isoform X2 translates to MGDTLRLAVGVMGNAASLLLFSAPILTFCRVIRKKSTEEFSCVPYTIALLNCLLYTWYGLPVISYRWEKFPVVTINGLGILFELSFILIYLWFSSAKGKMKVAITVIPVILVFCITAAISLFSFHDHHHRKIFVGSVALVASVVMYGSPLVVVKQVIKTKSVEYMPFNLSFFSFLSSSLWMVYGLLSHDPFLTFPNLVGIPLGILQLVLYCKYRKRGIKEESHKWDLEIRNEEKSKQLQLVINDSNNDKS, encoded by the exons ATGGGAGATACGCTGCGCCTAGCAGTGGGAGTCATGG GTAATGCAGCTTCTCTGTTGCTTTTTTCAGCACCTAT ATTAACTTTCTGTAGGGTCATCAGGAAGAAAAGCACTGAAGAGTTCTCATGTGTTCCTTACACCATTGCACTGCTAAACTGTCTCCTTTACACATGGTATGGGTTGCCTGTCATAAGCTACAGATGGGAAAAATTCCCTGTGGTCACCATCAATGGATTAGGGATTCTTTTTGAGCTTTCCTTCATTCTCATATATTTATGGTTCTCTTCAGCCAAAGGAAAG ATGAAGGTTGCTATCACAGTGATACCTGTCATCCTCGTGTTCTGCATCACGGCAGCTATCTCATTGTTTTCTTTCCATGATCACCACCATCGCAAGATATTTGTCGGGAGTGTTGCTCTTGTGGCCTCTGTGGTCATGTATGGTTCTCCACTAGTGGTTGTG AAACAAGTGATAAAGACGAAGAGCGTAGAATACATGCCATTCAACCTTTcgtttttctctttcctttcaagTTCTCTTTGGATGGTATATGGACTACTGAGCCATGATCCCTTTCTCACG TTCCCAAATCTTGTTGGCATCCCCTTAGGGATCCTCCAACTTGTGCTGTACTGCAAGTACAGAAAAAGAGGAATCAAGGAAGAATCACACAAATGGGATCTGGAAATTAGGAATGAAGAGAAATCCAAACAGTTGCAGCTAGTGATTAACGACAGTAATAATGACAAAAGTTAA
- the LOC112324332 gene encoding bidirectional sugar transporter SWEET3 isoform X1, with translation MRYLTSFLESLLVGDHFLNLGPSILQREKHGRYAAPSSGSHGLTFCRVIRKKSTEEFSCVPYTIALLNCLLYTWYGLPVISYRWEKFPVVTINGLGILFELSFILIYLWFSSAKGKMKVAITVIPVILVFCITAAISLFSFHDHHHRKIFVGSVALVASVVMYGSPLVVVKQVIKTKSVEYMPFNLSFFSFLSSSLWMVYGLLSHDPFLTFPNLVGIPLGILQLVLYCKYRKRGIKEESHKWDLEIRNEEKSKQLQLVINDSNNDKS, from the exons ATGAGATACTTAACTAGTTTTTTAGAGAGTCTTCTTGTTGGGGACCATTTTCTCAACTTAGGACCATCAATATTGCAGAGAGAAAAACATGGGAGATACGCTGCGCCTAGCAGTGGGAGTCATGG ATTAACTTTCTGTAGGGTCATCAGGAAGAAAAGCACTGAAGAGTTCTCATGTGTTCCTTACACCATTGCACTGCTAAACTGTCTCCTTTACACATGGTATGGGTTGCCTGTCATAAGCTACAGATGGGAAAAATTCCCTGTGGTCACCATCAATGGATTAGGGATTCTTTTTGAGCTTTCCTTCATTCTCATATATTTATGGTTCTCTTCAGCCAAAGGAAAG ATGAAGGTTGCTATCACAGTGATACCTGTCATCCTCGTGTTCTGCATCACGGCAGCTATCTCATTGTTTTCTTTCCATGATCACCACCATCGCAAGATATTTGTCGGGAGTGTTGCTCTTGTGGCCTCTGTGGTCATGTATGGTTCTCCACTAGTGGTTGTG AAACAAGTGATAAAGACGAAGAGCGTAGAATACATGCCATTCAACCTTTcgtttttctctttcctttcaagTTCTCTTTGGATGGTATATGGACTACTGAGCCATGATCCCTTTCTCACG TTCCCAAATCTTGTTGGCATCCCCTTAGGGATCCTCCAACTTGTGCTGTACTGCAAGTACAGAAAAAGAGGAATCAAGGAAGAATCACACAAATGGGATCTGGAAATTAGGAATGAAGAGAAATCCAAACAGTTGCAGCTAGTGATTAACGACAGTAATAATGACAAAAGTTAA
- the LOC18105508 gene encoding uncharacterized protein LOC18105508, which produces MVKLASARESRMYGPRLARNRGEYMNAGLCVFAAIVLVGGFVAELSKEPKSGLVLLLIGLLLIMVVNLHDLVAHLAGIDYRFPLMGFDTQLALVEFAVPVVLASGALLSFLGILFLFIQEYKGYGHFKLERHALNLLIAGPALWVLGSIHNSCQIYERADGHVQILQQSVHIPFLMGSLLFLVGSILNIHEQAGRGHHGLKLLGKTWVWTGICGSLIIFIGGLANVVKVFKMQQIDGLRLEKLRGGAQERLIREREGHSPLILEEERRRKMIAAETRATPLPATTPYKDVLVGQP; this is translated from the exons ATGGTGAAACTAGCATCAGCTAGAGAGAGTAGAATGTACGGGCCAAGGCTAGCTAGAAATAGAGGAGAATATATGAACGCAGGGCTCTGTGTGTTTGCAGCTATTGTGCTTGTTGGTGGGTTTGTGGCTGAATTGTCAAAGGAACCCAAGTCAGGTCTTGTGCTTTTGCTTATAGGTCTCCTACTTATCATGGTGGTTAATCTTCATGATCTTGTTGCACATCTAGCCGGGATTGATTATCGGTTTCCTTTAATGGGGTTTGATACACAGCTTGCACTTGTTGAGTTTGCGGTTCCTGTGGTTCTGGCCTCGGGggctttgctttctttcttgggtattctttttctttttattcag GAATACAAGGGATATGGGCACTTCAAATTGGAAAGGCATGCTCTAAACTTGCTTATTGCTGGACCGGCTTTGTGGGTGCTCGGATCCATACACAACTCATGCCAGATATATGAGAGAGCTGATGGGCATGTACAAATCTTGCAACAGAGCGTCCACATCCCATTTTTAATGGGAAGTTTGCTATTCTTGGTTGGTTCCATTCTCAATATTCATGAGCAAGCAGGACGGGGCCATCATGGACTGAAACTATTG GGCAAGACTTGGGTCTGGACAGGCATCTGTGGaagtctaattatttttatagggGGATTAGCAAACGTAGTCAAGGTGTTCAAGATGCAGCAAATTGATGGACTACGGTTAGAGAAATTGAGAGGAGGGGCTCAAGAGCGTTTGATACGAGAGAGGGAGGGTCACTCACCACTCATCCTagaagaggagaggagaaggAAAATGATAGCAGCGGAAACGAGAGCAACACCTCTTCCTGCAACAACTCCTTACAAGGATGTGCTTGTTGGCCAGCCATGA